AGCATCCCGATACGCTTGTCTCCATTGCTAACCTCGGAGTAAATTACAAAGATGCAGGTCGACTAGCCGAAGCCATTCCACTATTGGAAGAAGCTTATTCCGCAGCACAGAAGCATCCTTCACTACGTTCGATGGGCACACAGCTGCAAGAAGGCTATGTGAAAGCGGGAAAGTTTATCGAAGCAACTCGTCTGACTAACGAACTAGTGGTCGATGCCCGCAAACGGCTTCCCAAGGAAAGTTTGCAACTGGCCAGACAATTAGCCTTGCTCGGGCTGGCTTTCGTGGATTTGAAACGCAACGACGACGCCGAACCACTGATTCGCGAAAGCCTGGCTATCCGACAAAAGATCGAACCTGATAACTGGATTACATTTAACACACAATCCATGCTAGGCAGAGTACTCCTTCATCAGAAGAAATACTTGGAGGCCGAGCCATTGCTGCTCAAGGGCTATGAAGGCATGAAACAAAGGGAAAAAACCATCCCCCCTCTGGGAAGTAAACGCCTCCCCGAAGCCCTCGACCGCCTCATCCAACTTTACACCGAAACCAACAAGCCCGACGAAGTGAAGAAGTGGCAGGCGGAGCGGGAGAAATATCCTAAGCTGCCTGAGAAAAAATAACTTTCATTGACGCTGCCCAGCCTCTATTCTCGCTAGTGGAGTGGGAGGCATGCCATGACGGAAGAAACACTCTTTGAATTAGCCCTCAAAACGCCGGATTCGGAACGGGCGGCGCTGCTGGACCGTGCCTGTCAGGGCATGCCAGAGTTGCGAAAGCGTGTGGAGGCACTTCTGCAGGCCCATGAAAACTCTGGTGGATTTCTCCACAAGGCTCCTCCCCAGGCAACAGCCGATTTACCACCTGCTCGAACCAGTTCGTTTCACTCTGTCGCGGGAGAATCTGCTGGGGCTGTCATTGCTGGCAAATACACTCTGGTTGAATTGATTGGCGAAGGAGGAATGGGAAGTGTCTGGCGCGCCAAACAGTCGGAACCAGTCAAGAGATTTGTTGCGGTCAAACTGATCAAGGCTGGCATGGACTCCAGACAGGTTCTGGCACGTTTCGAGGCGGAGCGACAGGCGTTGGCCCTGATGGATCACCCGAATATTGCCAAGGTTCTTGATGGCGGCCTGCATGACCATCGACCCTTTTTCGTCATGGAACTGGTCAAAGGAATCCCGATAACCGACTACTGTGATAGCCGAAAGTTGACGCCACGAGAACGGCTGGAACTATTTGTGCCAGTATGCCAAGCCATCCAGCACGCTCACCAGAAGGGCATCATTCACCGCGATATCAAGCCATCGAATGTGCTGATTGCCCTGTATGATGACAAACCCGTTGTCAAAGTTATTGATTTTGGTGTCGCCAAGGCAACCGGAGGAACGCTGACGGAAAAGACCATAGATACCGGATTCGGCGGCGTGGTAGGCACACCACAGTATATGTCGCCTGAACAGGCAACGTTCAACAACGCTGATATCGACACCCGCTCCGATGTCTATGCACTTGGAGTTTTGCTCTACGAGTTACTTACCGGGTCGCCGCCGTTTTCAAAGAAGGAGTTAGAGCAAAAAGGGCTTCTGGAAATGCTACGTGTAGTGCGGGAAGAAGAGCCACCTCGTCCCAGCACGAAACTTTCCACTGCCGATACCCTGGCAAGCCTGAGCGCCAATCGCAGCACCGAGCCGAGGAATCTGACAGGACTATTACGGCAGGAACTTGACTGGATTGTGATGAAGGCGCTGGAGAAGGATCGCACCCGCCGTTACGAAACGGCCAACGGGTTCGCTGCTGATGTATTGCGCTATCTCTCAGGTGAGGCGGTAGTGGCAGTTCCACCCAGTACCGCGTACCGTGTGAAGAAGTT
This DNA window, taken from Planctomycetia bacterium, encodes the following:
- a CDS encoding serine/threonine protein kinase; its protein translation is MTEETLFELALKTPDSERAALLDRACQGMPELRKRVEALLQAHENSGGFLHKAPPQATADLPPARTSSFHSVAGESAGAVIAGKYTLVELIGEGGMGSVWRAKQSEPVKRFVAVKLIKAGMDSRQVLARFEAERQALALMDHPNIAKVLDGGLHDHRPFFVMELVKGIPITDYCDSRKLTPRERLELFVPVCQAIQHAHQKGIIHRDIKPSNVLIALYDDKPVVKVIDFGVAKATGGTLTEKTIDTGFGGVVGTPQYMSPEQATFNNADIDTRSDVYALGVLLYELLTGSPPFSKKELEQKGLLEMLRVVREEEPPRPSTKLSTADTLASLSANRSTEPRNLTGLLRQELDWIVMKALEKDRTRRYETANGFAADVLRYLSGEAVVAVPPSTAYRVKKFVRRNKGSVIAAGLVFFTLLAGIAGTSWGMMEANRARIAESERAEGERLAKLDADAKRQEAEKNLGYAKQGIDILGSVFSGLDANKKYVDLGEFRQALAKNLKHAVSQLNNAQLGDPMVVASLQKKLGMSLFSLGETSHAMEVYSKALPIYEKHKGVDHPDTLMCMNDLALCYMYLGNVKNAIPLLKQAYEQSLIKLGDADDRTLTCMGNLALVYCEDGKHELALPLFEKSLNLSRKKFGDDDRGTLIDACRLAQAYLEVGRADLALPLVEPTVNQMKVKLGTRHPHTLTAMNHLASAY